In the genome of Treponema sp. J25, one region contains:
- the groL gene encoding chaperonin GroEL (60 kDa chaperone family; promotes refolding of misfolded polypeptides especially under stressful conditions; forms two stacked rings of heptamers to form a barrel-shaped 14mer; ends can be capped by GroES; misfolded proteins enter the barrel where they are refolded when GroES binds), whose translation MAKQLMFNEEARRKLLSGVEQISKAVKVTLGPKGRNVLLDKKFGAPTVTKDGVSVAKEVELADPYENMGAQLLKEVATKTNDVAGDGTTTATVLAYSLVKEGLKAVAAGMTPIELKRGIDKAVELAVEEIKKNAKEIKDKEEISHVASVSANNDSEIGNTIADAMEKVGKDGVITVEESKTMETTIEYVEGMQFDRGYISAYFVTDRDTMTCTFEDCYILIHDKKISSMKDVLPLLEKVAQSGKPLLIIAEDVDGEALSTLVVNSLRGTLKACAVKAPGFGDRRKAMLEDIAILTGGELISEELGLKLENTDISQLGRAKTVKVDKDNTTIINGAGKQKDIQDRIAQIKAQIEETTSDYDREKLQERLAKLAGGVAVINVGAATEVELKEKKHRVEDALSATRAAIEEGIVPGGGLALIQAALALEKADISNLTDDEKVGFKIVKRALEEPIRQIAENAGLDGAVIADRAKNEKKGVGFDAAKMEWVDMMKAGIIDPAKVTRSALQNAASIASLLLTTECAITELPEKKENPAPAGGMGGMDY comes from the coding sequence ATGGCGAAACAGTTGATGTTCAATGAAGAGGCCCGTCGTAAGCTGCTTTCCGGGGTAGAGCAAATTTCCAAGGCCGTAAAGGTTACCCTTGGGCCCAAGGGGCGCAATGTACTCTTGGACAAAAAATTCGGCGCTCCTACGGTAACCAAAGACGGTGTTTCTGTGGCAAAGGAAGTGGAACTGGCCGATCCCTATGAAAACATGGGTGCCCAGCTCCTCAAAGAGGTGGCCACGAAGACCAACGATGTGGCCGGGGATGGAACCACCACTGCAACGGTTCTCGCCTATTCGCTGGTAAAAGAAGGACTTAAGGCCGTAGCTGCCGGTATGACTCCCATTGAACTGAAGCGGGGTATCGATAAGGCAGTAGAACTGGCGGTTGAGGAAATTAAGAAAAACGCCAAAGAGATTAAAGATAAAGAAGAAATTTCCCACGTCGCAAGTGTTTCCGCCAATAACGATTCCGAAATCGGAAACACCATTGCCGATGCCATGGAAAAGGTGGGGAAAGACGGGGTTATTACCGTCGAAGAATCCAAAACCATGGAAACCACCATCGAATATGTGGAAGGGATGCAGTTCGATCGGGGTTACATTTCTGCCTACTTTGTCACCGATCGGGATACCATGACCTGTACCTTCGAGGACTGCTACATCCTGATCCACGACAAGAAGATCTCCTCCATGAAGGATGTACTGCCCCTCCTTGAGAAGGTAGCCCAGAGCGGGAAGCCCCTCCTTATCATTGCTGAAGATGTAGATGGGGAAGCCCTTTCTACGCTGGTAGTAAACAGCCTGCGGGGAACCCTCAAGGCCTGCGCCGTGAAAGCCCCTGGTTTCGGCGATCGCCGCAAGGCCATGCTCGAGGATATCGCTATCCTCACCGGCGGGGAACTCATCTCCGAAGAGCTTGGACTTAAACTTGAAAACACCGACATTTCCCAGCTTGGCCGGGCCAAGACTGTAAAAGTCGACAAGGACAATACCACCATCATCAATGGGGCCGGTAAGCAGAAGGATATTCAGGACCGCATTGCCCAGATTAAGGCCCAGATTGAAGAAACCACCTCTGATTATGACCGGGAAAAACTGCAAGAGCGGCTTGCCAAACTGGCCGGTGGCGTGGCAGTGATCAACGTTGGAGCTGCTACCGAAGTGGAACTGAAAGAAAAGAAACACCGGGTAGAAGACGCCCTCTCGGCAACCCGGGCCGCTATCGAAGAAGGTATCGTTCCCGGTGGTGGGCTCGCCCTGATTCAGGCCGCCCTGGCTCTGGAAAAGGCAGATATCTCCAATCTTACGGATGACGAAAAGGTGGGCTTCAAGATTGTGAAGCGGGCCCTGGAAGAACCCATCCGGCAGATCGCCGAAAACGCTGGCCTCGACGGGGCGGTTATCGCCGATCGGGCTAAGAACGAGAAGAAGGGCGTTGGCTTTGATGCAGCCAAGATGGAATGGGTAGACATGATGAAGGCCGGTATCATCGATCCGGCAAAGGTAACCCGTTCAGCCCTGCAGAATGCGGCTTCTATCGCAAGCCTCCTGCTTACCACCGAGTGTGCCATCACCGAACTGCCTGAAAAGAAAGAGAATCCCGCTCCCGCCGGTGGTATGGGTGGTATGGATTATTAA
- a CDS encoding DNA/RNA nuclease SfsA, giving the protein MPNTIVFSRFFLAQESRKHYLIDMEEYRCRLFSPDREARFLKRPNRFLIIAEDPERGEEIPCHCPNPGRLLEFVIPGTELILERRLAAAKTAWTAVAVRYGERIVPLFSARANSVVQQAVLPVLFPEARHIQAEYSQGNSRFDFLVEDATGSRHLIEVKACSLVEHDVAMFPDAPSERATKHLEELAALSQSGFQCHVLFLVVHGKPQYFVPNLHTDPSFAAAVSRYNEVIQFHAAVLEAQEDGSGRIINFNLPLVFDHGTLAEENRGSYLILMELNQPKVLTVGALGTLALDAGWYVYTGSAQKNLSQRIAHHLRKVHKNPHWHIDYLTSVAARIMGLPIASYRNLECALAADLERIGGRPIPRFGCSDCSCDSHLYYFPTNPLTERSFLDLLFWYRHVKALERG; this is encoded by the coding sequence TTGCCGAATACCATCGTTTTTTCTCGTTTTTTCTTGGCGCAAGAATCACGGAAACACTACCTTATCGATATGGAAGAATATCGTTGCAGGCTCTTTTCCCCGGACCGGGAAGCCCGGTTTCTAAAAAGGCCCAATCGTTTCCTTATCATCGCAGAGGACCCTGAAAGAGGGGAAGAAATACCCTGCCACTGTCCTAACCCAGGGCGGCTCCTTGAGTTTGTGATCCCCGGCACCGAGTTGATTCTTGAGCGACGCCTTGCGGCTGCAAAAACAGCATGGACCGCGGTGGCGGTGCGTTACGGGGAGCGCATAGTTCCTCTTTTCTCCGCCCGGGCAAACTCGGTGGTCCAGCAGGCGGTGCTGCCGGTCCTTTTCCCGGAGGCCCGGCACATCCAGGCCGAATACAGCCAGGGGAACTCCCGTTTTGATTTTCTGGTAGAGGACGCCACAGGATCTCGTCATTTGATAGAAGTAAAGGCCTGTTCCCTTGTCGAACACGATGTGGCCATGTTTCCCGATGCCCCCAGTGAACGGGCCACCAAACACCTGGAAGAACTGGCGGCCTTATCTCAATCAGGGTTTCAGTGCCATGTGTTATTTCTAGTGGTCCACGGAAAACCTCAGTACTTTGTCCCCAACCTTCATACTGACCCTTCTTTTGCAGCAGCGGTATCCCGATACAACGAGGTGATCCAGTTCCATGCGGCGGTTCTCGAAGCCCAGGAAGATGGTTCTGGGAGGATCATCAATTTTAATCTTCCCCTTGTGTTTGACCATGGGACTCTGGCCGAAGAAAACCGAGGAAGTTACCTCATCCTTATGGAATTGAATCAACCGAAGGTACTTACCGTAGGCGCCCTGGGCACCCTTGCACTGGACGCCGGTTGGTATGTATACACCGGTTCGGCCCAAAAAAATCTTTCCCAGCGCATCGCCCACCACCTGCGGAAGGTGCACAAAAACCCTCACTGGCACATCGATTATCTTACGTCGGTGGCGGCCCGCATCATGGGCCTGCCCATCGCATCCTACCGCAATCTAGAATGCGCCCTGGCGGCTGACCTGGAGCGTATCGGTGGAAGGCCTATTCCTCGCTTTGGCTGTTCAGACTGTAGTTGCGACAGCCATCTTTATTACTTTCCTACCAATCCCCTTACCGAGCGTAGTTTCCTAGACCTCCTTTTCTGGTATCGTCACGTGAAGGCCCTGGAACGTGGGTGA
- a CDS encoding DMT family transporter has protein sequence MNKKALRADGLLLLTAAIWGFAFVAQRNGMSYMGPFTFNGVRFALGALSLFPLLGVSTRSYLRAMQKKDWLFLVFTSLGAGVVLFFGANLQQIGIVYTTAGKAGFLTGLYVVLVPIGGIFLRHHTGPATWVGAGLATVGMYILSAPDELGRMNPGDLLVIASALFWTTHVLYIDRFSKRCAPLLLAAGQFLWCALFSLGAAFLWETPRWSALSAGWLPLLYGGIGSVGIAYTLQVVAQKDAPPAHAAIILCLEGAFATLGGILLLGEPFGIRNFSGSALMFAGMLASQWDLIREKGSPSPGPTA, from the coding sequence ATGAATAAAAAAGCACTTCGGGCGGATGGGCTGCTCCTCCTTACCGCCGCCATCTGGGGCTTTGCCTTCGTGGCCCAGCGAAATGGAATGTCCTACATGGGCCCCTTTACGTTTAACGGCGTTCGTTTTGCCCTGGGCGCCCTTTCCCTCTTCCCTCTTCTTGGAGTGTCTACCCGATCCTATCTCAGGGCAATGCAGAAAAAAGACTGGCTCTTCCTGGTTTTCACAAGCCTGGGGGCAGGGGTAGTGCTTTTCTTTGGCGCGAATCTTCAGCAGATTGGGATCGTGTATACCACGGCGGGTAAAGCGGGCTTCCTTACCGGCTTGTATGTGGTCCTCGTACCCATAGGGGGGATTTTTTTAAGGCACCATACGGGACCTGCTACCTGGGTGGGGGCAGGCCTTGCGACGGTAGGTATGTACATCTTGAGCGCCCCCGACGAGCTTGGCCGGATGAATCCCGGGGATCTTTTGGTAATAGCCAGCGCCCTTTTCTGGACGACCCACGTGCTCTATATTGATCGGTTTTCGAAGCGCTGCGCTCCCCTCCTCTTGGCGGCGGGGCAGTTCCTGTGGTGCGCCCTCTTTTCTCTGGGGGCCGCTTTTCTGTGGGAAACGCCCCGGTGGTCTGCCCTTTCTGCAGGCTGGCTTCCCCTTTTATATGGGGGTATAGGGTCGGTAGGGATCGCCTACACCCTACAAGTGGTAGCCCAGAAAGACGCTCCCCCCGCCCACGCGGCAATCATCCTCTGCCTTGAAGGGGCCTTTGCAACCCTGGGGGGCATCCTCCTTTTAGGGGAACCCTTTGGAATCCGGAATTTTTCCGGCTCAGCCCTGATGTTTGCGGGGATGCTTGCAAGCCAGTGGGACCTGATACGGGAAAAGGGTTCACCATCCCCTGGTCCCACGGCTTAA
- a CDS encoding YjfB family protein, with amino-acid sequence MDIQKLSMDMAQGQLSEQVGMAVLRMALGKGNEQAQALGTLLESASPAVIQDPQLGTTIDILA; translated from the coding sequence ATGGACATTCAAAAACTTTCCATGGATATGGCCCAGGGGCAATTATCCGAACAGGTAGGAATGGCGGTCCTCCGTATGGCCCTGGGCAAGGGAAACGAACAGGCCCAGGCCCTGGGGACCCTGCTTGAAAGCGCCTCTCCAGCGGTGATTCAAGACCCACAGTTGGGAACCACTATCGACATTCTTGCATAA
- a CDS encoding DUF1302 family protein — translation MKHPRTNHTGISRFGSLGTAFIAPRTLWKALLALLALGLSTLGLGPARLSAQDFGFGPADATEASQAASGSAVGAAGTGPALTISGTATIQGNLFVGEPEALWDQSLGDLVYPKLTLEARGSKVETYLAFNLRPSYLETASSRILDEAWVRLFAGPLTLDGGFMKVTWGKADSQGSLDVLNPLDYTDFTVTDSKERKIAQPMIRLSWNIGDFTKLEGIGVIGFQGNQYDLSGRWQPDQLGSLVAISTQSSQTAEQILNILSAALQADRGLDHSQGGLRFTTTTGSVDWGIQYFYGYLPNPAAKIVLAGTFPTLYPVLQSLAYNRYHQAGLDAATVLGGFNLRFEGAANITEDTSGDDPAVYNPHLAFSLGFDRDVVAGINLNVQYNGTYRLMDDKVGTTPFDIEAGTKAFTDRLTTRISQNLFQDTLKWECTILWGIQDKDYLIIPKISWAIGDGEIFAQGGIFGGDSAGLVGQYDKNDYLTLGMKYTF, via the coding sequence ATGAAACACCCACGAACTAACCATACGGGAATTTCTAGATTCGGCAGCCTGGGCACAGCTTTTATCGCGCCAAGAACTCTTTGGAAGGCATTACTTGCCCTCTTAGCCCTGGGGCTTAGCACCCTGGGTCTCGGGCCGGCCAGGCTTTCTGCCCAGGACTTTGGCTTTGGTCCGGCCGATGCTACAGAGGCCAGCCAGGCCGCAAGTGGAAGTGCCGTCGGCGCCGCAGGAACCGGCCCGGCCCTTACCATTTCCGGTACCGCCACCATCCAGGGGAACCTCTTTGTGGGGGAACCGGAAGCGCTGTGGGACCAAAGCCTGGGCGACCTGGTGTATCCCAAATTAACCCTCGAGGCCCGGGGAAGCAAGGTTGAAACCTACCTGGCATTCAACCTTCGTCCTTCCTATCTTGAAACAGCCTCATCCCGGATTCTGGACGAAGCCTGGGTACGGCTTTTTGCAGGACCCCTTACTCTGGATGGGGGATTCATGAAGGTTACCTGGGGCAAGGCCGATAGCCAGGGATCTCTGGATGTGCTTAATCCCCTGGACTACACGGATTTTACCGTCACCGATAGCAAGGAACGGAAAATCGCCCAACCGATGATCCGGCTATCCTGGAACATAGGGGACTTTACCAAACTGGAAGGTATCGGTGTCATCGGCTTCCAGGGAAACCAGTACGATCTTTCTGGACGATGGCAACCGGACCAACTGGGAAGCCTGGTTGCCATTTCTACCCAGAGTTCTCAAACGGCGGAACAAATTCTCAATATCCTCAGTGCCGCCCTTCAGGCCGACCGAGGCCTCGACCACAGCCAGGGGGGACTGCGCTTTACCACCACCACAGGCTCCGTCGATTGGGGTATCCAGTATTTCTACGGCTATCTCCCGAATCCGGCAGCAAAGATCGTCCTGGCAGGAACCTTCCCCACTTTATACCCCGTGCTCCAGAGCCTTGCGTATAATCGCTACCATCAGGCAGGCCTCGACGCCGCCACAGTGCTCGGGGGCTTTAATCTCCGCTTTGAAGGGGCCGCCAACATCACCGAAGATACCTCGGGGGACGACCCGGCGGTGTATAATCCTCACCTGGCCTTCTCTCTTGGCTTCGATCGGGATGTGGTGGCGGGAATCAACCTGAACGTCCAATACAATGGGACCTACCGCCTCATGGACGATAAGGTAGGGACCACGCCTTTCGACATAGAAGCGGGAACCAAGGCGTTCACGGATCGGCTTACGACCCGCATCAGCCAGAACCTTTTCCAGGACACCCTGAAATGGGAATGCACTATCCTCTGGGGCATCCAGGATAAGGACTACCTTATCATTCCCAAGATCTCCTGGGCCATCGGTGATGGAGAAATTTTTGCCCAGGGAGGTATCTTTGGAGGCGATTCGGCGGGCCTCGTGGGCCAGTATGATAAAAACGATTATCTTACCCTCGGCATGAAGTATACGTTCTAA
- a CDS encoding outer membrane lipoprotein-sorting protein gives MNTGMLKRLSLLGSLGLFWAAFISAQTSNLTATQIIEKSRNRIQRETVSTRARMVITAKDGSTTERLVDQYSSYTGGRSRTVVIFQKPASVAGTRFLTIENPGKEEDRWIFLPSLGKVRRIAGSEGSGSFVGTDFSYDDISSADRKADKDTHQLLRQETYNGRPCYVIESRPIDPSYQYAKIISWIDTETFIAHKMELYDKKSDKPIKLFEVLKVEDKQGRLTPVESRMTSLQKGTSTTIYVDIIKYDDPIPEGVFTTRFLETGRP, from the coding sequence ATGAATACAGGTATGTTGAAAAGGCTGAGCCTTTTGGGCAGTCTTGGCTTGTTCTGGGCAGCTTTTATAAGTGCGCAGACAAGTAATCTTACGGCAACGCAGATCATCGAAAAATCCCGGAATCGGATCCAGCGAGAAACCGTTTCCACCCGGGCCCGGATGGTGATTACCGCCAAAGACGGCAGTACCACCGAACGCCTCGTGGATCAGTACTCCAGTTATACCGGCGGTCGCAGCAGAACGGTGGTTATCTTTCAGAAACCGGCCAGCGTAGCGGGAACCCGCTTTCTTACCATCGAAAATCCCGGAAAAGAAGAGGATCGCTGGATTTTCCTTCCTTCCTTAGGAAAGGTCCGCCGTATCGCCGGGAGTGAAGGTTCAGGCAGCTTTGTAGGCACCGATTTTTCCTACGATGATATTTCCTCGGCGGACCGAAAAGCCGATAAGGATACCCACCAACTCCTGCGGCAAGAGACCTATAACGGGCGGCCCTGCTACGTGATAGAGTCCCGCCCCATCGATCCTTCCTACCAGTACGCCAAAATCATCTCCTGGATCGATACAGAAACTTTCATCGCCCACAAGATGGAACTGTACGACAAGAAGTCGGATAAGCCGATCAAACTGTTCGAAGTCCTCAAGGTAGAGGATAAGCAGGGCCGGCTTACCCCTGTGGAAAGCCGGATGACATCCTTGCAGAAAGGAACCAGCACCACCATTTACGTGGACATCATCAAGTATGATGATCCCATCCCTGAGGGGGTCTTTACGACCCGCTTCCTGGAAACGGGGAGGCCCTAA
- a CDS encoding MMPL family transporter, which yields MKRLFKHPWLIVTVIGCITVFFALQLPRAQLDNNNFRFVPEKDPERLLSKKIDDTFGSQVFILVGLERKYDSVLEKEFLATLRTYIDQVEQLPKVDSVQSLMSTDYITGTADTIKVEPLVPKDFTGTPAEVQALKERLLSWDLYSRSLVSEDFRSTEVLITLKVTAEDAGSQEIIDTYNRIKKLAHEAGFKDTNIYFAGIPVLSVEINNAVHKDLITLIPLVVIVVITVLFLSFRRLGGVLLPLLTVLISTIWAMGAMPLLHIKLSILSTVLPVILVAVGSAYGIHIVNHYYDEIDKKGPFTRETYREAIYNLLRRVGRPVLLAALTTFAGFVSFCFTPVVPIFEFGIFSSFGVLVALGVSVTLIPALYLIRGPEGGYQAEAPRSTSKEELSSETSSSLSETQKASGASSKERNNQSEDRFSTIVANLFLAITRKKKTVLGLATLIVVFSLISLRSLIVDNVLVEYFRATTDVVRSDVFIREHFGGSKVVSVVVSSPTPGRVLHPDVLVPLDGLSRYVSESVPEVGKVMGFPDLVKRINQVFHAETTLEEMSPWAVSSGGVATLTQSAGAMPENAGEPAFGFAVSEEPAFGFGFETTPEKSSPSSGTGETNAKSRAPLSATQGTAAPEKTSSADGRNTANGSSIPQDVAALLSRARAGSRGSLKTADDLIKAVYRELNYQGYGYYEIPQDPARYGKTSQDELQGLVANYLVLLSGDISSYANDPLEPTAVRLNILLRTVGQIDTNRAIRAIKEYCHDRFPTDVTIEVGGTALIEGSLNNLVVQSQLVSIAVSLLLVFGILTFYYRSAIAGLIGLVPLSISSLINFAFMSFFGIKLNIATALVASVSVGIGIDYTIHYLAAYHHEWLRHGGDPDFLRRTFLSSGKAIIFNAASVGAGFAVLILSQFNILADLGLLYALTMATSAFAALTVLPVLLQIFKPAFITRPLRWDEE from the coding sequence ATGAAACGATTGTTTAAACATCCCTGGCTTATCGTGACCGTGATAGGGTGTATCACGGTGTTCTTTGCCCTCCAGCTTCCCCGGGCTCAGCTGGATAATAACAACTTCCGCTTTGTACCGGAAAAAGACCCGGAGCGGCTCCTTTCTAAAAAGATTGATGATACCTTCGGAAGTCAGGTTTTTATCCTTGTTGGGTTAGAACGAAAATATGACTCGGTGCTGGAAAAGGAATTCCTTGCCACCCTGAGGACCTACATTGATCAGGTAGAACAGCTTCCCAAGGTTGATTCGGTCCAGTCCCTGATGTCCACCGATTATATCACCGGGACCGCCGATACCATTAAGGTAGAACCCTTAGTACCCAAAGATTTTACGGGAACGCCCGCAGAAGTTCAGGCCCTTAAGGAACGGCTCTTAAGCTGGGATCTTTATTCTCGCTCCCTCGTTTCAGAGGATTTTCGGTCCACGGAGGTGCTCATCACCCTTAAGGTAACCGCCGAAGATGCGGGCTCTCAGGAGATTATCGACACCTACAACCGAATTAAAAAGCTTGCCCACGAGGCAGGATTCAAAGACACGAATATCTATTTTGCGGGCATTCCCGTCCTGAGTGTGGAAATAAACAATGCGGTCCACAAGGACCTTATCACCCTGATACCCCTGGTAGTTATCGTTGTAATCACGGTCCTGTTCCTTTCCTTCCGTCGATTGGGCGGGGTGCTGCTTCCCTTACTCACCGTTCTTATCTCCACCATATGGGCCATGGGGGCCATGCCCCTTTTACACATCAAGCTTTCTATTCTTTCGACGGTCCTGCCCGTTATCCTCGTGGCCGTAGGGAGTGCCTACGGGATCCACATTGTGAATCACTACTACGACGAGATTGATAAAAAAGGCCCCTTTACCAGAGAAACCTATCGGGAAGCCATCTATAATCTCCTGCGGCGGGTGGGAAGACCGGTGCTCCTGGCGGCCCTTACGACCTTTGCGGGTTTTGTCTCCTTCTGTTTTACCCCCGTGGTTCCCATCTTTGAATTTGGGATTTTTTCAAGCTTTGGGGTTCTGGTTGCCCTCGGCGTTTCGGTTACCCTCATTCCGGCCCTCTATTTAATCCGCGGGCCCGAGGGGGGATATCAGGCCGAAGCGCCCCGTTCCACCTCTAAAGAAGAGCTCTCAAGCGAGACTTCTTCGAGTCTCAGTGAAACTCAAAAGGCCTCGGGGGCTTCGTCCAAAGAGCGGAACAACCAATCAGAGGATCGCTTTAGCACTATCGTAGCAAACCTGTTCCTTGCCATCACCAGAAAAAAGAAAACCGTCTTAGGTCTGGCCACCCTTATTGTGGTATTTTCCCTTATAAGCCTTCGTTCCCTTATTGTGGATAATGTTCTGGTGGAATATTTCCGAGCTACCACTGATGTGGTCCGTTCTGACGTATTTATCCGGGAGCACTTTGGCGGATCCAAGGTGGTCAGTGTGGTGGTTTCTTCTCCCACCCCGGGGCGGGTACTCCACCCGGATGTACTGGTTCCCCTGGATGGGCTTTCCCGCTATGTATCTGAGTCAGTTCCAGAAGTAGGTAAAGTGATGGGCTTTCCGGACCTGGTAAAGCGGATTAACCAGGTATTCCATGCGGAAACAACCCTAGAAGAGATGTCTCCGTGGGCTGTCTCCTCCGGTGGAGTGGCGACCTTGACTCAAAGTGCTGGAGCTATGCCGGAGAATGCCGGCGAACCGGCCTTCGGTTTTGCTGTTTCTGAGGAACCGGCTTTTGGGTTTGGCTTTGAAACAACGCCAGAAAAAAGCTCTCCCTCTTCAGGAACAGGCGAAACAAATGCAAAGTCCAGAGCCCCCCTTTCAGCCACGCAGGGAACTGCCGCTCCTGAAAAAACCAGTTCTGCCGACGGTCGCAACACCGCCAACGGTTCTTCTATACCGCAGGATGTTGCCGCCCTCCTGAGCCGGGCCCGGGCAGGGAGCCGGGGCTCTCTTAAGACAGCGGATGACCTTATTAAAGCGGTATATCGGGAGCTTAACTATCAGGGGTATGGGTACTACGAAATTCCCCAGGATCCGGCGCGGTATGGGAAAACCAGCCAGGACGAACTCCAGGGACTTGTTGCCAACTACCTGGTACTCCTTTCTGGGGACATCAGTTCCTATGCCAACGACCCCCTGGAGCCTACCGCCGTTCGACTGAATATCCTCTTACGAACGGTGGGACAAATCGATACGAATCGGGCCATCAGGGCCATCAAAGAATATTGCCACGACCGGTTCCCCACGGATGTAACCATCGAAGTAGGGGGTACCGCCCTTATCGAAGGATCCCTGAATAACCTAGTGGTTCAGTCCCAGTTAGTTTCCATCGCCGTGTCATTACTTCTGGTATTTGGAATTCTTACGTTTTACTATCGATCGGCCATTGCGGGACTTATTGGCCTTGTGCCCTTAAGCATCTCGAGCCTCATCAACTTTGCTTTCATGAGTTTTTTTGGTATTAAACTCAACATAGCCACCGCCCTGGTGGCCAGCGTCAGCGTGGGAATCGGTATCGATTACACGATTCACTACCTCGCGGCGTATCACCACGAATGGCTCCGCCACGGAGGGGATCCAGACTTTCTCCGCCGGACCTTCCTTTCTTCCGGCAAGGCCATCATTTTTAACGCCGCATCGGTAGGGGCCGGTTTTGCGGTCCTCATACTCTCTCAATTTAATATTCTGGCAGACCTGGGACTCCTGTATGCCCTTACCATGGCCACCAGTGCCTTTGCGGCCCTTACGGTGCTGCCAGTACTCTTGCAAATCTTTAAACCCGCCTTTATAACCCGCCCACTGCGGTGGGATGAAGAATAG
- a CDS encoding TetR/AcrR family transcriptional regulator — protein MGIVERKQREKDERRRLIFEKTKELILERGLSGFSMQDVADATELSKATLYLYFQNKEAILKEILEDAVNRFEDYVRSRITPTMTGIEALHTLWRSYIEIFGKFQEVFIFTGIKSLIDPVFPFFFHDQETDTNEFPHYRLCALLTAILERGYQDGTLQKTVEPERIAKSVFLIGSSLIEYVARLPRIKRDNKLIIQEMKTIFELILRGLAAPNTDPQVLSLETSVVEQLA, from the coding sequence GTGGGAATCGTAGAACGAAAGCAACGAGAAAAGGATGAACGACGACGGCTCATCTTTGAAAAAACCAAGGAACTTATCCTCGAACGGGGTCTCAGTGGTTTTAGTATGCAGGATGTGGCGGATGCCACAGAGCTTTCAAAGGCTACTCTGTACCTGTACTTTCAAAACAAAGAGGCGATCCTAAAAGAAATCCTGGAAGATGCGGTAAACCGTTTCGAAGACTATGTACGCAGCCGCATTACCCCTACCATGACGGGAATCGAAGCCCTCCACACCCTCTGGAGGTCTTATATAGAAATTTTTGGGAAATTCCAGGAAGTGTTCATCTTTACGGGCATTAAAAGTCTTATCGATCCGGTCTTCCCTTTCTTCTTTCACGACCAGGAAACAGATACGAATGAGTTTCCCCATTACCGGTTGTGTGCCCTGCTGACGGCCATCCTGGAACGGGGGTACCAGGATGGGACCCTCCAGAAAACCGTGGAACCCGAGCGGATTGCGAAGAGCGTCTTTCTTATTGGTTCATCCCTGATTGAATACGTAGCCCGGCTTCCCCGCATAAAACGGGACAATAAACTGATCATTCAAGAAATGAAAACCATTTTTGAGCTTATTCTCCGGGGCCTTGCGGCACCCAATACGGATCCGCAGGTCCTTTCATTAGAAACATCCGTGGTGGAACAGCTTGCGTAA